A DNA window from Paenibacillus andongensis contains the following coding sequences:
- the pyk gene encoding pyruvate kinase, which yields MRKTKIICTMGPACDSVPTLKELIRAGMSVARLNMAHGDLDEHRGRIQRVRQAAAELGVIIPILMDIKGPEIRIGQLKDASYDLQSGDHIVLTTEQIIGDSSRVSVNYPGLPQDVKPGNLILIDDGSIELRVEMIDGTEVTCSVLNQSVLKQRKGVNLPGVRTSLPGVTERDVMHIKFGVEENISIIAMSFVRNGNDVREVRAILEQHGAAFTPIISKIENEEGMTNFASILEASDGIMVARGDLGVEIPTEEVPIAQKDMIRACNLAGKPVITATQMLDSMQRNPRPTRAEVSDVANAVLDGSDVVMLSGETAAGKYPIESVTMMATIAERVEQTMERSSLIDAQLQSNNEVTEVLCQAVVSSANKLHAAAILTPTESGFTARMIAKYRPEAPIIAVTSNEYAINYLSMVQGVIPVLGEFCDSTDAMIRSAIGQAETLGYVKKGDLTVVSAGIPVGKSGTTNLLKVERV from the coding sequence ATGCGTAAAACAAAAATCATTTGTACCATGGGACCTGCTTGTGATTCCGTCCCTACTCTTAAAGAATTAATTCGCGCGGGCATGAGCGTCGCCAGATTAAATATGGCTCATGGCGATTTAGATGAGCATCGGGGACGCATTCAGCGTGTACGTCAAGCAGCTGCCGAGCTTGGTGTTATCATCCCTATTCTGATGGATATTAAGGGACCGGAAATCCGCATCGGTCAATTGAAGGATGCTTCCTACGATTTGCAAAGCGGCGATCACATTGTGCTTACAACTGAACAAATTATCGGCGATTCCAGCCGTGTTTCTGTGAATTACCCTGGCCTTCCGCAGGATGTTAAGCCGGGAAATCTCATTCTTATCGATGACGGCTCTATCGAGCTTAGAGTAGAAATGATCGACGGTACTGAAGTGACTTGCAGCGTCTTGAATCAAAGTGTCTTGAAGCAGCGTAAAGGCGTTAATTTGCCCGGCGTGCGCACCTCCTTGCCCGGTGTCACTGAGCGCGATGTGATGCATATTAAGTTTGGAGTTGAAGAGAATATTTCCATCATCGCGATGTCTTTCGTGCGTAACGGGAATGATGTTAGAGAAGTTCGCGCGATTTTGGAACAGCACGGCGCAGCGTTTACGCCAATTATTTCGAAGATTGAGAACGAAGAAGGCATGACGAATTTCGCTTCGATCCTTGAAGCTTCCGACGGCATCATGGTTGCGCGGGGCGATCTAGGCGTCGAGATTCCAACGGAGGAAGTTCCGATTGCGCAGAAGGACATGATTCGCGCATGTAATTTAGCAGGCAAGCCTGTTATTACGGCGACGCAAATGTTGGATTCCATGCAGCGCAACCCTCGTCCAACACGCGCAGAAGTGAGTGACGTGGCGAATGCCGTGCTCGACGGCAGCGACGTTGTCATGCTTTCCGGCGAGACAGCCGCAGGCAAGTATCCCATCGAGTCCGTGACGATGATGGCGACGATCGCCGAACGTGTCGAGCAAACCATGGAGCGCAGCTCCTTGATCGACGCGCAGCTTCAGTCGAACAACGAAGTGACTGAGGTGTTGTGCCAAGCGGTCGTGTCATCCGCTAACAAGCTGCACGCTGCAGCGATCTTGACGCCAACGGAGAGCGGCTTCACCGCTCGGATGATCGCGAAGTACCGCCCGGAAGCGCCGATTATCGCGGTGACGTCCAATGAATATGCGATCAACTACTTGAGCATGGTGCAAGGCGTTATCCCGGTCCTTGGCGAATTCTGCGACTCTACCGATGCGATGATCCGCTCTGCCATCGGGCAAGCTGAGACGCTCGGCTACGTGAAGAAGGGTGATCTAACCGTTGTCTCGGCCGGTATCCCAGTGGGGAAATCGGGCACGACTAACTTGTTGAAGGTTGAGCGGGTTTAA
- a CDS encoding AraC family transcriptional regulator yields MQVITFTYDKSSNWYKEELEGCLHWTLVLVTYGRCVYWINEKKQVVEKGQWLLIPSKVPFYGRSVPTQIHEKYVVGFTANAVQELFPLLQLPHYTSRLTGKYELIVDRLRLIHQQWQDKQSYYQTLCEALLKELFVYLHREWDQDTTSTATAQLVEQMKGYIQNHYREHVTKDELAACISRSPNYTAALFRKVTGQTISEFVHATRMKTAIYMLRHSALSVTEISEFIGYNDPSYFYRVFRRLTGLVPTDLVSDRETIRK; encoded by the coding sequence ATGCAGGTGATAACCTTTACGTATGACAAGAGCAGCAATTGGTACAAGGAAGAACTGGAGGGATGCCTCCACTGGACTCTCGTTCTTGTTACGTATGGCCGATGTGTATATTGGATCAATGAGAAGAAGCAGGTAGTGGAGAAGGGGCAATGGCTGCTGATTCCGAGCAAAGTCCCCTTTTATGGAAGAAGTGTACCGACCCAGATCCATGAAAAGTACGTTGTTGGGTTCACCGCTAATGCTGTACAGGAGCTGTTCCCACTCCTCCAACTGCCGCACTATACCAGCCGATTAACAGGTAAATACGAGTTGATTGTCGATCGTTTGCGCCTTATCCATCAGCAGTGGCAAGACAAGCAATCTTATTACCAAACGCTGTGTGAAGCGCTGCTCAAAGAGCTGTTTGTTTATCTCCATAGAGAATGGGATCAAGATACGACATCGACGGCCACTGCGCAGCTAGTGGAGCAGATGAAAGGCTACATTCAGAACCATTACCGCGAGCATGTGACCAAGGACGAGCTTGCCGCGTGCATAAGCCGATCTCCGAACTACACGGCAGCGCTTTTTCGCAAAGTGACAGGTCAAACAATCAGTGAGTTCGTCCATGCCACAAGAATGAAAACGGCCATCTACATGCTCAGACATTCCGCCCTGTCAGTGACCGAGATCTCCGAGTTCATCGGGTACAATGACCCGTCTTATTTTTACCGTGTATTCAGGCGATTAACCGGCTTAGTGCCAACGGATTTAGTATCCGACCGGGAGACGATTCGGAAGTAG
- a CDS encoding DUF3105 domain-containing protein, which produces MDHSTMQHGPDFMAILLYIGLAIFVLSIIGYVLAAKAHKHNTSRLKKVEKQALKKKQKTWLLLSHTLVIIAICCVGTSLIQQNSSKYSVEKLNFNAPIQVVTDKDYGRGHAEGTLSYEMKIPTSGTHSPHDLKFGFYKERPSYEMLVHNLEHGDIIIHYHPDAPKELQDRLDYLTHFKKAGAGVLAVPNPDVPSDQEVVVTAWTKTMQLTKFDEASVGTFIYQNIDKGPEQIPSEVRRGGGTM; this is translated from the coding sequence ATGGATCATTCAACCATGCAGCACGGACCTGATTTTATGGCTATTTTACTTTACATAGGCTTGGCTATTTTTGTTTTGTCAATTATTGGCTATGTGTTGGCTGCGAAAGCGCACAAACACAACACAAGTCGATTGAAAAAGGTGGAGAAACAGGCCCTGAAAAAAAAGCAAAAGACCTGGCTGCTTCTCTCTCACACGCTCGTTATTATCGCGATATGTTGTGTGGGAACATCGCTTATTCAGCAAAATTCCAGCAAATACAGTGTAGAAAAATTGAATTTTAATGCTCCTATTCAGGTTGTGACAGATAAAGATTATGGACGAGGGCATGCTGAGGGTACACTTTCCTATGAAATGAAAATCCCGACTTCCGGTACACATAGTCCACATGACTTAAAGTTCGGCTTTTATAAGGAAAGGCCCTCCTATGAAATGCTTGTTCATAATTTAGAGCACGGCGATATCATCATTCATTACCATCCGGATGCTCCTAAAGAACTGCAGGATCGCCTCGACTATTTGACGCATTTCAAGAAAGCCGGCGCTGGTGTACTTGCTGTACCGAATCCAGATGTACCCAGCGATCAGGAGGTCGTCGTGACAGCATGGACGAAAACGATGCAGCTTACAAAGTTTGACGAAGCAAGTGTCGGGACGTTCATCTACCAGAACATTGATAAAGGACCTGAACAAATTCCTTCTGAAGTACGCCGCGGCGGCGGTACGATGTAA
- a CDS encoding methyl-accepting chemotaxis protein, which produces MVKLLWGCLVLMIAVSYNSPKIILTLLASGAPIALLCTLLNWKKIWVPYTMYVIAVGFNIISYFFMAKDPTLSSILILYLGLTLVSLYMNFRPLLLNGVIGLINLNYFCSTLSGDFDLISINVFYLLTILTLVGQGQIGTRMLANVVKSGKESEMSRVKSEEILTGVRTTTEVLGTSSNTLQENASVTGRITEEVVAAFQEISIGIESQATSITDITTAIQEVNETVEMTSSASSTMSSRSRDTARMTNEGKTQMEDLSLKINDITVIVTETSEIMNAVNEENVKIGNIVTTIADIANQTNLLSLNASIEAARAGEHGKGFSVVANEIRKLAQNAHVASTDISEILGSIQDKVETAVEKVAVGITAVESGKKSAESVDQLFEVINNNTSEVMEQAENLQRMNAQLLTSSQRVAEEMTSVAAITEQSAASVQEVLASAEVQQRRVEDIVDSIRQLNGLTHDLQHLIEK; this is translated from the coding sequence ATGGTTAAACTTTTATGGGGATGCTTGGTGCTTATGATCGCCGTATCCTATAACTCACCGAAAATAATCCTGACTTTACTAGCTAGCGGAGCACCGATTGCTCTTCTATGTACCTTGTTAAACTGGAAAAAAATCTGGGTGCCTTACACGATGTATGTCATTGCCGTAGGATTTAACATCATTTCTTATTTCTTTATGGCCAAGGACCCGACCTTGTCCAGTATTCTAATTTTGTATCTCGGTTTGACTCTCGTTTCTTTGTATATGAACTTTCGACCGCTGCTGCTTAATGGCGTGATTGGACTTATTAATTTGAACTATTTTTGCTCCACATTGTCCGGAGATTTCGACCTTATTAGCATTAATGTTTTCTACTTGCTGACGATTTTAACATTGGTAGGGCAAGGTCAAATTGGAACTAGGATGCTTGCTAATGTGGTGAAGAGTGGGAAAGAGTCTGAGATGTCGCGTGTGAAGTCAGAAGAAATTCTGACGGGCGTCCGTACAACAACAGAAGTGCTTGGAACATCCAGCAATACGCTTCAAGAAAATGCGTCGGTTACAGGCAGAATTACCGAAGAAGTCGTGGCTGCTTTTCAAGAAATTTCGATTGGTATTGAGTCGCAGGCCACCAGCATTACGGATATTACAACCGCTATTCAAGAAGTGAATGAGACCGTTGAGATGACTTCTTCCGCATCAAGCACGATGAGCAGCAGATCCCGTGATACGGCGCGGATGACGAATGAAGGCAAAACTCAGATGGAGGATTTGTCGCTCAAAATCAACGATATTACCGTTATCGTGACCGAAACGTCCGAAATTATGAATGCAGTCAATGAAGAAAATGTGAAAATCGGAAATATCGTGACAACGATTGCCGACATAGCGAATCAAACGAATCTCTTGTCGTTAAATGCTTCCATCGAGGCTGCCCGCGCAGGTGAGCATGGTAAAGGCTTCTCCGTTGTTGCGAACGAAATTCGTAAGCTGGCGCAGAATGCGCATGTGGCATCCACAGACATCTCGGAAATTCTAGGCTCTATTCAAGACAAAGTAGAGACCGCTGTAGAGAAGGTTGCCGTCGGCATTACCGCCGTAGAATCAGGTAAGAAATCAGCGGAAAGCGTCGATCAGTTGTTTGAAGTCATCAACAATAACACGTCTGAAGTCATGGAACAAGCGGAGAACTTGCAGCGTATGAATGCTCAATTGCTAACATCGTCGCAAAGAGTTGCAGAGGAAATGACGTCCGTTGCAGCGATTACCGAGCAATCCGCAGCATCCGTACAAGAGGTGCTTGCTAGCGCCGAAGTGCAGCAAAGGCGTGTTGAAGATATCGTAGACAGCATTCGACAGCTGAACGGATTGACACATGATTTGCAGCATTTGATTGAAAAATAG
- a CDS encoding ECF transporter S component codes for MAQKETTAKGLKLTDILITIVIAAVFGVIYRVWGPMYDVLKPFGLHAEQLSYGMWFMAATFAFLVIRKPGVALLAEVAAATIEALFGGSWGVSTLVYGLLQGLGAELVFALFLYRRANVGVTILASFASAVLSLLVDNYYGYIDQLTFWNYCLFIGLRLLGSALIAGVFAYYLADALARTGVLSLVRPVSKKDYDALG; via the coding sequence ATGGCACAAAAAGAAACAACGGCTAAGGGTTTGAAATTGACGGATATTTTGATCACCATTGTGATCGCAGCGGTGTTTGGGGTGATTTATCGCGTATGGGGGCCGATGTACGATGTATTGAAACCATTCGGTCTTCACGCGGAGCAGCTGAGCTATGGCATGTGGTTTATGGCAGCAACCTTTGCATTTCTGGTTATTCGCAAACCCGGCGTTGCCTTATTGGCTGAGGTAGCGGCTGCGACGATTGAGGCGCTTTTTGGCGGCTCATGGGGTGTCTCGACGCTTGTTTATGGGCTGCTGCAGGGGCTTGGTGCTGAACTCGTTTTTGCACTCTTCCTTTACCGTCGTGCAAATGTGGGTGTTACAATCCTAGCATCCTTTGCATCCGCCGTTTTATCATTGCTTGTGGATAATTACTATGGCTATATTGATCAACTGACGTTCTGGAACTATTGTTTGTTTATTGGACTCCGTTTGTTGGGCAGCGCATTGATCGCCGGCGTATTCGCTTACTACTTAGCGGATGCATTAGCTCGTACCGGTGTGCTCAGTCTAGTTCGCCCTGTTTCTAAGAAAGATTACGACGCATTGGGGTAA
- a CDS encoding ABC transporter ATP-binding protein: protein MSEGMSVANLRLKYPGEDAPLLFQGVSFSIEPGEKVLLLGPSGCGKSTLLQVLSGIVPHIVEIPLKADNIHTPSRSGYVFQDPETQFCMPYVDEEIAFVLENLQVPREEMPARIAYYLELVGLQLEDTHILIGNLSQGMKQRLAIASVLALEPEVLFLDEPTALLDEEGTAQVWETIRRISAEKTLVIVEHKISGIMGFIDRLIVMSPDGGLLADGPPQEVFEAYKQQMIEYGIWYPGVWDDHEMALKTTSPPQTTAPVMTLRDYVGLRGGQIKTSVDNLCFYPGDWITVVGANGAGKSSLLLAIMRLIPTRGSCWIEGVKGSKVEQLAEQVGFVFQNPEFQFVTNSVEEELAYSLPEADEGRGVQQQQAAIEQLLREYDLLALRKRHPFQLSMGQKRRLSVASAMVRGPRILLLDEPTFGLDARGTLRILQQLERLRASGTVIVMVTHDLEIVKRCATRVWRVEDGHVKEWPAEKLPASAAPAPEGAAMLCN from the coding sequence ATGAGCGAAGGAATGAGCGTTGCGAATCTAAGGTTAAAATATCCCGGAGAAGACGCCCCCCTGTTATTTCAGGGGGTTTCCTTTTCGATTGAGCCGGGGGAGAAGGTGCTGCTTCTGGGGCCGAGCGGCTGCGGCAAATCAACCCTGCTTCAAGTGCTAAGCGGTATTGTCCCTCATATTGTAGAGATTCCGCTCAAGGCCGATAACATTCACACCCCAAGCCGCTCAGGCTATGTCTTTCAAGATCCGGAGACACAGTTCTGCATGCCGTACGTGGATGAGGAAATTGCTTTTGTCTTGGAAAATTTACAAGTTCCTCGTGAGGAGATGCCTGCTCGTATCGCCTATTATTTGGAGTTGGTGGGACTTCAATTAGAAGACACCCATATCTTGATCGGGAATCTGTCGCAAGGAATGAAACAGCGGCTGGCTATTGCGAGTGTGCTCGCCCTAGAGCCGGAAGTACTGTTCCTTGACGAGCCTACGGCGCTTCTGGATGAAGAAGGCACAGCGCAGGTGTGGGAAACGATTCGAAGGATTAGTGCTGAGAAGACTTTGGTTATCGTGGAGCATAAAATAAGCGGCATCATGGGATTCATTGACCGTTTGATCGTCATGTCACCAGATGGCGGACTTTTAGCGGATGGTCCACCTCAAGAGGTGTTCGAGGCTTACAAACAGCAAATGATCGAGTACGGGATTTGGTACCCTGGGGTTTGGGACGATCATGAGATGGCGTTAAAAACAACCTCCCCCCCTCAGACTACGGCGCCGGTCATGACCCTTCGCGATTATGTAGGGCTGCGCGGAGGGCAGATCAAGACCTCTGTGGATAACTTGTGCTTTTATCCTGGCGACTGGATTACCGTTGTCGGCGCTAACGGCGCGGGCAAAAGCTCGCTGCTGCTGGCGATCATGCGGCTCATCCCGACCCGCGGCAGCTGCTGGATCGAGGGGGTTAAGGGCAGCAAAGTCGAGCAGCTTGCGGAGCAAGTCGGCTTTGTGTTCCAGAACCCCGAATTCCAATTCGTCACGAATTCGGTGGAGGAAGAGCTGGCCTACTCCTTGCCGGAGGCGGATGAGGGGCGGGGTGTGCAGCAGCAGCAGGCGGCTATAGAGCAGCTGCTTAGGGAATACGACCTGCTGGCGCTGCGCAAGAGGCATCCGTTCCAGCTGTCGATGGGCCAGAAGCGGCGCTTAAGCGTGGCGTCCGCGATGGTGCGCGGGCCTCGCATTCTGCTGCTGGATGAGCCCACCTTCGGGCTTGATGCGCGCGGCACGCTGCGCATCTTGCAGCAGCTGGAGCGGCTGCGGGCGAGCGGAACTGTGATCGTGATGGTCACACACGATCTGGAGATTGTGAAACGCTGCGCCACGCGCGTTTGGCGGGTTGAAGATGGGCATGTGAAGGAATGGCCGGCTGAGAAGCTGCCGGCCTCCGCTGCACCTGCCCCGGAAGGGGCTGCGATGCTATGCAACTAA
- a CDS encoding energy-coupling factor transporter transmembrane component T family protein, producing MQLTFAYRETWVHRVNPAVKLILSILLFVVVVFTHNLNAMMYLTLGALVPLFLFSGHPMKRLLLYASPFLLIFLSSSTGMMMFGSGDTLWYQLGFIRITEESFYRGIHLGFRGLQVAAVGLLFSLTTRPVALFYAMMQQWKVAPKYAYSFLAALRMLPLMLEEFQTLRYALKVRGKKKRNPITGWYTTLRMYAIPLLAQSIRRAHRTAVAMEAKRFSSQKNRTYYYVSSYSMLDVYYIFYWLVLVILANWLGNVWPLLNAADVR from the coding sequence ATGCAACTAACATTCGCGTATCGTGAAACCTGGGTGCACCGGGTGAATCCGGCTGTGAAGCTTATTCTGTCCATCCTTCTATTTGTTGTTGTCGTGTTCACGCATAATCTGAATGCCATGATGTATTTGACTTTGGGCGCACTGGTGCCGCTATTCTTGTTCTCAGGCCATCCCATGAAGCGGCTGCTGCTCTATGCTTCACCGTTCCTGCTTATCTTCCTATCCTCTTCAACGGGGATGATGATGTTCGGCAGCGGAGATACGCTTTGGTACCAGCTGGGCTTCATCCGAATCACCGAAGAAAGCTTCTACCGCGGCATCCATCTTGGCTTTCGGGGCCTTCAAGTTGCCGCGGTTGGACTGCTGTTTAGCTTGACTACACGGCCAGTCGCGCTGTTCTATGCCATGATGCAGCAGTGGAAAGTCGCGCCGAAATACGCCTACAGCTTCCTCGCCGCGCTGCGCATGCTGCCGCTCATGCTCGAAGAGTTCCAAACTCTTCGTTATGCGCTGAAGGTGCGGGGCAAGAAGAAGCGTAATCCTATCACAGGATGGTATACGACGCTGCGAATGTATGCCATTCCGCTGCTGGCCCAGAGCATACGCCGTGCCCACCGGACGGCAGTGGCGATGGAAGCGAAGCGTTTTTCCTCACAAAAAAATCGGACTTATTATTATGTATCTTCCTATTCGATGTTAGATGTTTACTATATCTTTTATTGGCTTGTGCTCGTCATTCTAGCTAATTGGTTGGGGAATGTATGGCCATTGTTGAACGCAGCGGACGTCCGATAA
- a CDS encoding ArsR/SmtB family transcription factor, translating to MCTNSNIVEVASLIGEPSRITILLNLLGGKSLPASELARFARITPQTASSHLSKMVEGGLLVHESYGRHKYYRLASAEVAYALEALQTIASPKPIRSLRESDQLRALRYARTCYDHIAGQIGVALTDRLLELGLLQEAGKDFILTPAGKQRLERFGVEVEEDRKRRRHYARQCLDWSERRHHISGTLGAALTSRLFELRWIERLHESRAVRVTPEGLKGLADEFGVVL from the coding sequence ATGTGTACTAATTCAAATATTGTGGAAGTGGCTTCACTGATAGGCGAACCATCACGCATCACGATTCTGCTGAATCTTCTCGGTGGCAAGTCGCTGCCGGCAAGCGAACTCGCTCGATTCGCGCGCATTACACCTCAGACAGCAAGCTCTCACCTATCGAAGATGGTGGAAGGCGGTCTGCTCGTCCATGAGTCGTATGGACGGCACAAGTACTACCGGCTGGCGAGCGCCGAGGTGGCCTATGCGCTGGAGGCGCTGCAAACCATCGCCTCCCCGAAGCCGATTCGCTCGCTGCGCGAATCAGATCAACTAAGGGCGCTGCGCTATGCGCGCACCTGCTATGATCATATAGCCGGCCAGATTGGCGTAGCCCTGACGGACCGGCTTCTTGAGTTAGGCCTGCTGCAGGAGGCAGGCAAGGATTTCATCCTCACCCCTGCGGGTAAGCAGCGACTGGAACGATTCGGCGTCGAGGTCGAGGAAGACCGCAAACGCAGGCGCCATTACGCGCGGCAATGCCTCGACTGGAGTGAGCGTCGCCATCATATCTCGGGTACGCTTGGCGCTGCGCTCACAAGCCGGCTGTTCGAACTTCGCTGGATTGAACGGCTGCACGAAAGTCGGGCTGTACGCGTCACCCCTGAGGGTTTGAAAGGACTTGCCGATGAATTCGGCGTTGTGCTGTGA
- a CDS encoding DMT family transporter → MNRYLFGLMVVVTTTLMGSSFAVGKMGLAYFSPLLLAGCRFTLAGLVMALFVRKRLRPGDLRDWSKIMSVGLFQTAGVMGCIFLSLRTITAGESSILTFTNPLLVILLGTLFLGAKYRISQWIGVIIGFAGVFITLGVHLQLQTGTLLGMGSAISWAISTLLVKKWGASFDVWVLTAYQMLFGGLLLLIMSLTLETPKLILGVSAMLILLWLAIMASIVQFASWFFLLKQGDPGKTSAFLFLAPFFGVVSGWLLLGEVIEWFVYVGGSLILIGIFFVNWTFSARTWRKAKVTSS, encoded by the coding sequence ATGAATCGTTATTTATTTGGATTAATGGTTGTTGTCACAACAACACTGATGGGATCTTCCTTCGCTGTCGGTAAAATGGGTTTGGCCTATTTCTCACCTCTTCTGTTGGCAGGTTGTCGCTTTACACTGGCGGGACTAGTTATGGCTCTGTTTGTGAGAAAAAGGCTGCGTCCAGGTGATCTTCGAGACTGGAGCAAAATCATGAGCGTAGGACTGTTCCAAACGGCTGGCGTCATGGGCTGCATTTTTCTAAGCTTACGCACGATTACTGCTGGTGAATCGTCGATTTTGACTTTCACCAATCCACTACTCGTCATCTTGCTGGGAACGCTGTTTCTAGGCGCAAAATACCGAATATCCCAATGGATTGGAGTCATAATTGGCTTTGCTGGCGTATTTATCACGCTGGGTGTTCACTTGCAGTTGCAAACAGGTACGCTGCTTGGGATGGGATCTGCTATTTCGTGGGCTATCTCAACACTGCTCGTTAAGAAATGGGGTGCCAGTTTCGATGTGTGGGTCCTAACCGCTTACCAAATGCTGTTCGGGGGTCTCCTTCTCCTTATTATGAGTCTGACCTTGGAAACTCCGAAGCTAATCCTAGGAGTATCCGCCATGTTGATTCTTTTATGGCTTGCAATCATGGCCTCCATCGTGCAATTCGCTTCATGGTTCTTCTTATTGAAACAAGGGGATCCTGGTAAAACGAGCGCCTTCTTATTCCTCGCCCCGTTCTTCGGGGTTGTATCAGGGTGGCTGCTGCTTGGTGAAGTCATAGAATGGTTCGTGTATGTAGGGGGATCACTCATCCTTATCGGCATTTTTTTCGTGAATTGGACGTTTTCAGCCCGAACTTGGAGAAAAGCGAAAGTGACCTCATCATAG
- a CDS encoding DeoR/GlpR family DNA-binding transcription regulator, giving the protein MLFEEERQQKIADYVQVKERASVQELAQHFQVSESTVRRDLKILEEEGKLRRTHGGAVAFVSDNSEPTFVEKEDRYRLQKELIAKEAASMVREGDSILLDSGTTTYYLAKELKTFKNLTVVSNSVAVAQELSANTGIDLILTGGTLRHETLAMVGPLAEKALETVHVDKAFVAINGLDPVIGLTTPNMLEASTKRAFFRSTKQVILLMDHSKYGRVSFAKVAALSEIDQLLTDDGISDNALKELDTAGVTVSVVQTGGRKS; this is encoded by the coding sequence ATGCTGTTTGAGGAAGAACGTCAGCAGAAGATCGCCGATTATGTTCAAGTAAAAGAGCGTGCGTCCGTTCAAGAACTGGCGCAACATTTTCAGGTGTCTGAATCAACCGTTCGAAGAGATCTGAAGATTCTTGAGGAAGAAGGTAAGCTTCGCCGTACACATGGAGGAGCTGTAGCTTTTGTCAGTGACAATTCAGAGCCTACTTTTGTGGAAAAAGAAGATCGCTATCGTTTACAAAAGGAACTGATAGCCAAAGAAGCCGCTTCTATGGTTCGGGAAGGCGATTCTATCCTGCTCGATTCGGGAACGACAACTTATTATTTGGCTAAGGAATTAAAAACATTCAAAAATCTTACGGTAGTAAGCAATTCCGTTGCGGTAGCTCAAGAGTTGTCTGCCAACACAGGAATCGATTTGATTCTTACAGGCGGTACCTTGCGTCATGAAACGCTGGCAATGGTAGGTCCGTTAGCCGAGAAAGCGCTGGAAACCGTGCATGTTGATAAAGCCTTCGTGGCGATCAATGGTCTGGATCCTGTCATTGGATTGACAACGCCGAATATGTTGGAGGCTTCGACCAAAAGGGCTTTCTTCCGTTCAACCAAGCAAGTGATTTTACTCATGGACCACAGCAAATACGGAAGAGTATCTTTTGCTAAGGTTGCGGCATTATCCGAGATTGACCAGCTGTTGACGGATGACGGTATATCGGACAATGCGCTGAAAGAGCTAGATACGGCTGGGGTTACCGTCAGCGTCGTACAGACGGGTGGGAGGAAGTCATGA
- the pfkB gene encoding 1-phosphofructokinase, which translates to MKPVLTITLNPALDKTVTVEDFVLGGLNRIKEWRMDAGGKGINVAKVLKNFSVDATAWGLCAGRQGNVLTDTLTSLGIPNWFVQAKGETRTNLKLYVEHTRETTELNEPGFTVDDDVLSQFLDRFRTDVHHVSLVVLGGSLPKGISSDFYKTLIQIANEAGVRTVLDADGEPFVHGIEAVPYAIKPNIHELESFFGESFRTDHEIIDAARRLIAKGIAYVAVSLGGEGSILVTETEAIRAKPAPITPLSTVGAGDSMVAALIYCMLHGMSLEEAARWSSAAGTVTALKSGTQVCTLAEVEEKLGSVNIWSIPKTTNLN; encoded by the coding sequence ATGAAGCCTGTCTTGACGATTACATTGAATCCGGCCTTGGACAAAACGGTAACGGTAGAAGATTTTGTTCTTGGCGGATTGAACCGAATTAAAGAATGGCGAATGGATGCTGGAGGCAAGGGCATCAATGTCGCCAAAGTATTGAAAAATTTTTCCGTTGATGCGACGGCTTGGGGCTTGTGTGCAGGGCGCCAGGGGAATGTGCTGACGGATACACTTACGAGTCTAGGCATTCCGAATTGGTTTGTTCAAGCCAAGGGTGAAACGAGAACGAACCTGAAGCTGTATGTAGAACACACCCGGGAAACAACGGAGTTGAATGAGCCAGGATTCACGGTAGACGATGACGTGTTAAGTCAATTCCTTGATCGTTTCAGAACCGATGTACATCATGTTTCGTTGGTTGTTCTGGGAGGCAGTTTACCAAAGGGAATATCGAGTGATTTCTATAAGACACTGATTCAGATTGCGAATGAGGCAGGTGTTCGGACCGTATTGGATGCCGATGGTGAGCCTTTTGTCCATGGTATTGAGGCTGTTCCCTATGCCATCAAGCCGAACATTCATGAGCTGGAGTCGTTCTTCGGTGAGTCCTTCCGGACGGATCATGAGATTATCGATGCGGCGAGAAGATTAATCGCTAAAGGAATTGCTTACGTGGCGGTTTCTTTAGGTGGAGAGGGATCGATTCTCGTAACGGAGACGGAGGCCATTCGCGCCAAACCTGCTCCAATTACTCCCTTAAGTACAGTGGGGGCCGGAGACTCTATGGTAGCCGCGCTCATTTATTGCATGCTGCATGGCATGTCGCTGGAGGAAGCTGCGAGGTGGAGCTCAGCTGCAGGAACTGTGACAGCTTTGAAGTCGGGAACACAGGTTTGTACGCTTGCTGAAGTGGAAGAAAAACTAGGCAGTGTGAACATATGGTCTATTCCAAAGACAACAAATTTGAATTAA